A region of Chitinophaga horti DNA encodes the following proteins:
- a CDS encoding DUF3606 domain-containing protein yields the protein MSDDKDLKGGRDREQVAAGQAYEIEYFQHKLGVSRNDVLEAISKVGNDREALEKYFRDHPPVG from the coding sequence ATGAGTGACGATAAAGATTTGAAGGGGGGCCGTGACCGTGAGCAGGTAGCGGCCGGACAAGCATACGAGATTGAATATTTTCAACACAAACTGGGTGTTTCCCGCAATGATGTACTGGAGGCGATAAGTAAAGTGGGGAATGACAGGGAAGCCTTAGAAAAATACTTTCGCGATCATCCTCCTGTTGGTTGA
- a CDS encoding nucleotidyltransferase, with translation MKVAKGIRPQAKDFYVAVLQELHEGKLNFMLGGGFALYHYTGIERDTKDLDIFCKPSEYPKILKHLHDKGFQTEQTDVRWLAKIYQDDHYIDVIFDTVNNICTVDDSWYDHASEGTYEGIPIKYLPAEELMWCKIYVQNRERYDGADVNHLLLKYGHKLDWKRLLFRMDPHWHLLLAQLLSFQFVYPADYHDIIPRWLFDELIERAKSQYDLPPAVEKVCRGPVIDQTQYETDIKLWNYKVSTIKTT, from the coding sequence ATGAAGGTAGCAAAAGGAATAAGGCCCCAAGCCAAAGACTTCTACGTAGCAGTATTGCAGGAACTCCACGAAGGAAAACTGAACTTCATGTTAGGCGGCGGCTTTGCGCTGTACCACTATACAGGCATTGAACGCGACACCAAAGACCTGGATATATTTTGTAAACCCTCTGAGTACCCAAAGATCCTGAAACACCTGCACGACAAAGGATTTCAGACCGAGCAAACGGACGTTCGCTGGCTCGCGAAGATTTACCAGGACGATCATTACATCGATGTGATCTTTGATACCGTCAACAACATTTGTACGGTTGACGATAGCTGGTATGATCATGCATCTGAAGGCACTTACGAAGGCATCCCCATCAAGTACCTACCGGCAGAAGAGCTGATGTGGTGTAAGATATACGTGCAGAACCGCGAACGCTATGACGGCGCGGATGTAAATCACCTGTTGTTGAAATATGGCCACAAACTGGACTGGAAGCGGCTGCTGTTCCGCATGGACCCGCACTGGCACCTGTTGCTGGCGCAGTTACTCAGCTTCCAGTTCGTGTATCCGGCCGACTACCACGATATTATTCCAAGATGGCTGTTTGATGAACTGATCGAGCGTGCGAAGTCACAATACGACCTGCCGCCAGCTGTTGAGAAAGTTTGCCGTGGCCCGGTGATAGATCAGACCCAGTATGAAACTGACATTAAGCTTTGGAATTATAAAGTAAGCACCATAAAAACAACCTAG
- a CDS encoding metallophosphoesterase family protein has translation MEGTQKVRIAAMADIHVRETDKGVWSPCFKEVSSKADVLLIAGDLTDTGDETEAHLLAEELRSCAVPVVAVLGNHDYEKGRHKLIRAALLSDNVHILDGESVVIKGVGFAGIKGFGGGFDRHMLSMFGEDAMKAFVQEAVDEALRLDRALARLEQEHENLKKIAVMHYAPIAATVVGEPEVIFPFLGSSRLAEPLSRRNVTAAFHGHAHAGTLEGEAPGGVKVFNVARPILQQHGYNCGYYIFEV, from the coding sequence ATGGAAGGAACACAAAAGGTAAGAATAGCCGCGATGGCCGACATACACGTGAGAGAAACAGACAAGGGCGTCTGGTCACCTTGCTTCAAAGAAGTATCCTCCAAAGCAGACGTGCTGCTGATTGCCGGCGACCTTACAGACACGGGTGATGAAACCGAAGCCCATTTGCTCGCAGAAGAATTGAGGAGCTGCGCTGTACCAGTAGTCGCCGTATTGGGTAACCACGACTACGAAAAGGGCCGCCACAAGCTGATACGCGCCGCGCTGCTGAGCGACAACGTACATATCCTCGATGGAGAAAGCGTTGTGATCAAAGGCGTTGGATTCGCCGGTATAAAGGGTTTCGGCGGGGGATTTGACCGGCACATGCTCTCTATGTTCGGAGAAGACGCGATGAAAGCATTTGTGCAAGAGGCCGTGGACGAGGCACTACGTTTAGACAGAGCCCTGGCGCGCCTGGAACAGGAGCACGAAAACCTGAAGAAGATCGCCGTAATGCATTACGCCCCCATCGCCGCCACCGTGGTAGGTGAGCCGGAAGTGATCTTCCCGTTCCTGGGCTCGTCGCGGCTGGCAGAACCTTTATCACGGAGAAATGTAACGGCCGCCTTCCACGGCCATGCCCATGCCGGTACTCTCGAAGGGGAAGCACCTGGTGGCGTAAAAGTCTTCAATGTTGCGCGGCCCATCCTGCAGCAGCATGGCTACAATTGCGGCTATTATATTTTTGAGGTATAG
- a CDS encoding MBL fold metallo-hydrolase, protein MHRQKAQLIDMRTYANWKSIAPGVWGLRDKFVNVYFIHNPETKKWLLVDAGLKTSVGKIRKAAELLFWPQAAPEAIVLTHGHFDHVGALPQLLGAWNVPVFAHEMEAPYLTGKSAYPPADPTAGGGLMTLMSCLYPNKPIDISGHLMTLNDNDPIPGFPEWRCLHTPGHAPGHMSLYRERDGVLIAGDAFVATKQESLIAVMQQRKEVSGPPRYFTCDWVAAAASVRKLAALQPKVAATGHGKPLRGYMLRDLNQLAENFEEVAVPKHGRYTKEPARTDTAGVAYVPSRTNGVGKWAALAGIVLLGGIGFLLSRQLNK, encoded by the coding sequence ATGCATCGTCAAAAGGCTCAGCTTATCGATATGCGCACTTATGCAAACTGGAAAAGTATTGCACCCGGCGTATGGGGACTGCGCGACAAATTCGTGAATGTGTACTTCATTCACAATCCGGAAACGAAAAAGTGGCTGCTCGTAGATGCAGGCCTCAAAACAAGCGTGGGTAAAATCCGCAAGGCGGCAGAACTGCTCTTCTGGCCCCAGGCCGCGCCAGAGGCTATCGTGCTTACACACGGGCACTTTGATCATGTGGGCGCGCTGCCACAACTGCTCGGCGCCTGGAATGTACCGGTGTTCGCCCACGAAATGGAGGCACCTTATCTTACCGGCAAATCGGCTTACCCACCTGCTGATCCTACCGCCGGCGGCGGACTCATGACGCTGATGAGCTGCCTGTATCCCAACAAACCTATCGACATCAGTGGTCACCTCATGACGCTCAACGACAACGACCCGATACCCGGCTTCCCGGAATGGCGCTGCCTGCACACGCCAGGCCATGCGCCGGGACATATGAGCCTGTATCGCGAGCGCGATGGTGTACTCATTGCGGGCGATGCGTTTGTGGCGACCAAGCAGGAGTCGCTGATCGCGGTGATGCAGCAACGTAAGGAGGTAAGCGGCCCGCCAAGGTATTTCACCTGCGACTGGGTGGCCGCGGCGGCGTCTGTACGTAAACTGGCAGCGCTTCAGCCGAAGGTAGCTGCCACGGGGCATGGCAAGCCGCTACGGGGATATATGTTACGTGATCTGAACCAGCTGGCCGAAAACTTTGAAGAAGTGGCCGTGCCCAAACACGGACGTTATACGAAAGAACCCGCACGTACAGACACGGCGGGCGTAGCTTATGTACCGTCACGTACCAATGGTGTCGGTAAGTGGGCGGCGCTTGCAGGCATCGTATTGTTGGGAGGCATAGGATTTTTATTGTCAAGGCAGCTGAATAAATAA
- a CDS encoding NAD(P)H-dependent flavin oxidoreductase, producing the protein MWYNTPITSLLGIQYPILQGPMGGGFSSSKLLAAVSNAGGLGGYGAYTMQPDEIRALAAEIRQLTDKPYNLNLWVSDVDDSLKGYTPEQFQKARAYFKPYFDELGIALPEPDIYIASKFERQVEAMLEIRPAVFSFVFGIPDDTILKECRRLNIKTVGAATTIDEARMLEDAGVEAIVAAGFEAGGHRPSFLRPAKDSLTGTFTLVQQLRRAVRTPIIAAGGIANGRGVAASLMLGADAAQIGTAFMACDESSASQLHRDRIFSPAAKYTTLTNAFTGRLGRGMTNRLSDEFHGLPEDVAPFPLQGRFIAPLRAAAMEQGRADMILFWAGQIATEVKHRKVEALMEELVRETGELLAR; encoded by the coding sequence ATGTGGTACAATACCCCCATAACTTCGCTGCTAGGCATTCAATACCCGATTCTCCAAGGCCCGATGGGCGGAGGTTTTTCCAGTTCAAAACTACTGGCTGCTGTTTCAAACGCCGGTGGACTAGGCGGTTACGGCGCTTACACTATGCAGCCGGATGAGATCAGAGCGCTGGCCGCGGAGATCAGGCAGCTGACCGATAAACCTTACAACCTGAACTTGTGGGTGTCCGATGTAGACGACTCGTTGAAAGGCTATACACCGGAACAGTTCCAAAAAGCCAGGGCTTACTTTAAGCCTTATTTTGATGAGTTAGGCATTGCCTTACCGGAGCCTGATATCTATATCGCCAGTAAGTTCGAACGGCAGGTGGAGGCCATGCTGGAGATCCGCCCGGCCGTATTCAGTTTTGTGTTTGGCATACCAGACGACACGATCTTAAAAGAATGCCGCCGCCTCAACATTAAAACGGTAGGCGCCGCCACTACGATCGACGAAGCGCGGATGCTGGAAGATGCTGGTGTGGAAGCGATCGTTGCTGCGGGCTTCGAGGCGGGTGGGCACCGCCCGTCCTTTCTGCGCCCCGCGAAGGACTCGCTAACGGGTACGTTTACACTCGTACAACAGTTGCGCCGTGCGGTGAGAACGCCTATTATCGCCGCAGGCGGTATCGCCAATGGCAGGGGAGTGGCCGCCTCCCTGATGCTGGGTGCAGATGCCGCACAAATCGGCACTGCGTTCATGGCCTGTGATGAGTCGTCGGCCAGCCAGCTTCACCGCGATCGCATCTTTTCGCCTGCTGCAAAATATACGACACTCACGAATGCCTTCACCGGCCGCCTCGGCCGTGGTATGACCAACCGCCTGTCCGATGAGTTTCACGGCTTGCCGGAAGATGTTGCGCCTTTTCCCTTGCAGGGACGGTTTATTGCGCCGTTACGGGCGGCGGCGATGGAGCAGGGCAGGGCGGATATGATCCTGTTCTGGGCCGGACAAATCGCCACAGAAGTGAAGCATCGGAAGGTAGAGGCGTTGATGGAGGAGCTGGTGAGGGAGACGGGAGAACTTTTGGCACGGTAA
- a CDS encoding NAD(P)-dependent alcohol dehydrogenase, whose amino-acid sequence MLATKGYAALSAGEKLTPWDFERRDVGEHDVQFDIQYCGVCHSDLHQVRNDWFEGIFPMVPGHEIVGRVARVGSKVTKYKVGDLVGTGCMVDSCGKCESCKHDEEQYCENGNIQTYNGKNHYTDNMPTYGGYSNTIVVKEEFVLRVPENLSLPGVAPLLCAGITTYSPLKHWKVGKGHKLAVLGLGGLGHMAVKFGVAFGAEVTVLSTSENKREDAKKLGAHNFIVTKDQEQFKSAVNSFDFIIDTVSAPHDIPAYMSLLKTNGTHICVGVPSEPSKIPAFALIGGRKSLAGSMIGGIAETQEMLDFCAEHNITSDVEVIDMAYIEEAYERMEKNDVKYRFVIDMATL is encoded by the coding sequence ATGTTAGCAACAAAAGGTTACGCAGCTTTAAGCGCAGGAGAAAAATTGACACCATGGGATTTTGAGCGCCGGGATGTAGGCGAGCATGACGTACAGTTCGACATTCAGTATTGCGGGGTGTGCCACTCCGATTTACACCAGGTAAGAAACGATTGGTTTGAAGGCATCTTCCCGATGGTGCCTGGTCACGAGATCGTAGGACGTGTGGCACGTGTGGGCAGCAAGGTAACCAAATACAAAGTAGGCGACCTCGTAGGCACTGGTTGTATGGTAGATTCCTGCGGCAAATGTGAAAGCTGTAAACATGACGAGGAGCAGTATTGCGAGAATGGAAACATCCAGACGTACAACGGCAAAAATCATTATACCGATAACATGCCTACCTATGGCGGCTACTCCAACACGATCGTGGTAAAAGAGGAGTTTGTATTACGTGTGCCGGAAAACCTGTCGCTGCCAGGCGTAGCGCCGTTGCTGTGTGCGGGTATCACTACTTACTCTCCCCTCAAACATTGGAAAGTAGGCAAAGGTCATAAACTGGCGGTATTAGGCTTAGGCGGCCTGGGCCACATGGCGGTAAAGTTCGGTGTAGCTTTCGGTGCAGAAGTAACCGTCTTAAGCACTTCCGAAAATAAAAGAGAAGACGCGAAGAAACTGGGCGCACATAATTTCATCGTTACCAAAGACCAGGAACAGTTTAAGTCAGCGGTGAACTCCTTCGACTTTATTATCGATACCGTGAGCGCACCGCACGATATTCCCGCTTATATGTCGCTGCTGAAAACGAACGGCACGCACATTTGTGTGGGCGTACCTTCCGAGCCTTCTAAAATACCAGCTTTTGCATTGATCGGTGGCAGGAAGAGCCTGGCCGGTTCTATGATCGGTGGCATTGCGGAAACGCAGGAGATGCTGGACTTCTGTGCGGAACACAACATTACTTCTGATGTAGAAGTGATTGACATGGCGTACATCGAAGAAGCATATGAACGTATGGAAAAGAACGATGTAAAATACCGTTTCGTGATCGATATGGCGACTTTATAA
- a CDS encoding IPT/TIG domain-containing protein: MKKIAIYLAAAVLVFSVVLVQSCRKEDNKPRQELAVKSFYPNSGNGGTLVTILGTGFDDNATVSFGTVAADVLNVNDTSMVVRAPKDGQTGKISYKSGDKTLDVGTYTYQALSVQSFFPTNGPAGMHVRISGAGFSSLNTPAEVLVNGVSALVVSANDTLIVAEIPVDAGAGPITVKVNGQTSTGASFRFQAISSIKPMTGNVGTKVTINGSGFDAVAAGNIVEFNGKSAVVAEASEDKLVVIAPEGVATGPVTVRISGQLVAGPAFTPVPAPQISVVSPLSGPAGQEMTINGMNFSSFTDENIVKINGVPVPVKTASGTKLTLTLPGGTGNGKVEVVVNDQPVTGPDFRDQNLGVVSVSPASGLAGTKVTITGVGFSTVPAENIVTFNSVAAVVESATETSLVVTAPAALTTGELKVTRAALNANAPSEFRRAGTMTLYKGALISFSASAMAIDSKGNAYVSDRNNAHIVKVTPDGNATVWAGSAGMGYKDGSLAEAQFGAIYGLAFDAQDNLYVSETGNFRNIRKITPAGVVTTVKTGINGAVGRLALDKSGNMYITQTWSGVLKIYPTGQTEPTLRSSVSDNCTPAVDAKGNVYAGQDDYQGIISRYDATAKTSTLYWLGAQDAFGFVDGPRATARLGYGFTALVIDNNGSLLVLDKNNYAIRKFDFATNEMSTLARFAGLGYADGSFDQAKFSFGTIDMKLGADGSIYILDQGNSAIRKVFLR; encoded by the coding sequence ATGAAAAAGATAGCCATTTATCTTGCAGCGGCCGTACTGGTGTTCAGTGTAGTACTGGTACAATCCTGCCGCAAAGAGGACAACAAGCCGAGGCAGGAACTTGCCGTGAAAAGCTTTTACCCGAACAGTGGTAACGGAGGTACGCTGGTAACCATCCTGGGTACTGGTTTTGACGACAACGCTACGGTGTCCTTTGGTACCGTCGCTGCGGATGTACTCAACGTGAACGATACATCCATGGTGGTACGTGCACCGAAGGACGGACAAACTGGTAAGATCAGCTACAAATCTGGTGATAAAACATTGGATGTAGGTACCTATACTTATCAGGCGCTGTCGGTGCAAAGCTTTTTCCCGACCAACGGCCCTGCCGGTATGCACGTGCGTATTAGTGGTGCTGGTTTCAGCAGCTTGAACACGCCAGCTGAAGTATTGGTCAACGGTGTGAGCGCGCTGGTAGTAAGTGCCAACGACACCCTCATCGTGGCTGAGATCCCGGTGGATGCGGGTGCTGGTCCGATTACGGTGAAAGTAAATGGGCAAACCTCTACTGGTGCTAGTTTCCGCTTCCAGGCCATTAGCAGCATTAAGCCAATGACCGGTAACGTGGGTACGAAAGTAACGATCAACGGGTCAGGTTTTGATGCTGTGGCCGCGGGCAACATCGTCGAATTTAACGGTAAATCTGCCGTAGTAGCTGAAGCTTCAGAAGATAAACTGGTGGTAATTGCGCCTGAAGGCGTGGCTACCGGCCCTGTAACTGTGCGTATATCTGGCCAGCTGGTGGCAGGCCCGGCATTTACGCCGGTACCTGCACCGCAGATCAGCGTAGTGAGTCCACTCAGCGGCCCTGCCGGACAGGAAATGACGATCAACGGTATGAACTTTTCTTCTTTTACAGATGAAAACATTGTAAAGATCAACGGTGTACCCGTACCCGTTAAAACAGCCAGCGGTACTAAATTGACGCTCACGCTGCCAGGCGGTACCGGCAATGGCAAAGTGGAAGTTGTGGTGAACGATCAGCCGGTTACCGGCCCGGACTTCCGCGATCAGAACCTGGGCGTTGTATCCGTATCACCAGCTTCCGGCCTGGCGGGTACGAAAGTGACCATTACCGGTGTAGGCTTTAGTACGGTGCCTGCAGAGAACATCGTTACCTTCAATAGTGTAGCTGCTGTAGTGGAAAGCGCTACCGAAACCTCGCTGGTAGTAACTGCACCTGCTGCATTAACGACCGGCGAATTGAAAGTAACACGTGCTGCCTTAAATGCGAATGCACCTTCGGAATTCCGTCGTGCAGGTACGATGACGCTTTACAAAGGCGCCCTTATTTCATTCAGCGCATCTGCCATGGCGATCGACTCTAAAGGTAACGCCTATGTGAGCGACCGTAACAATGCTCATATTGTGAAAGTTACGCCGGACGGTAATGCTACGGTATGGGCGGGTAGCGCAGGTATGGGGTATAAAGATGGTTCCCTGGCAGAAGCGCAATTCGGCGCTATCTACGGATTGGCATTTGATGCGCAGGATAACCTGTATGTGTCAGAAACGGGCAACTTCCGCAATATTCGTAAGATCACTCCCGCCGGTGTGGTAACGACTGTAAAAACGGGTATTAACGGTGCCGTGGGCCGGCTTGCGCTCGATAAAAGTGGTAATATGTACATTACCCAAACCTGGTCGGGTGTATTGAAGATATATCCTACCGGACAAACAGAACCCACACTTCGCAGTAGTGTATCCGATAACTGTACGCCAGCGGTAGATGCTAAAGGTAATGTTTATGCCGGGCAGGATGACTACCAGGGTATCATATCCCGTTATGATGCCACCGCTAAAACATCCACCTTGTATTGGCTGGGTGCCCAGGACGCATTCGGCTTCGTGGACGGTCCACGTGCAACAGCCAGGCTGGGCTACGGCTTTACGGCACTGGTGATCGATAACAATGGCTCCCTGCTCGTGCTTGATAAAAACAACTACGCAATCCGTAAGTTCGATTTTGCTACCAACGAAATGAGTACACTAGCAAGGTTTGCCGGTTTAGGTTATGCGGATGGCAGCTTTGACCAGGCGAAATTCTCGTTTGGTACGATAGATATGAAATTGGGTGCCGACGGTAGCATTTACATCCTGGACCAGGGTAACAGCGCCATCAGGAAAGTCTTTTTGCGATAA
- a CDS encoding TonB-dependent receptor, protein MQVYTFYHIRFVLLLLLLPFAALAQETGGGLTGKVQSAKNEALPGVTVIAVHTPSGTRYPIITDAGGRYRINGMRIGGPYTVTATMMGMQTKTFEGITVKLGEPQLLNITLADESTKLGEVVVKGQKAGPRANNYGAGQNINRTQLNNMPTVSRSIQDITRLVPQGSKDNSFGGSSFRYNNVTIDGAINNDAIGFSPSMGGQSGTSGQPGSSTRTNPVSLDAIEDMQVYLAPYDVKIGNFTGGSINAVTRSGTNKFSGSVYGFGRNAALTGKDKAGTLGKMNSDFEDYQAGVRLGFPIIKNKLFFFTNEEITRRTDPTQLIAGKAETAGILSEADAEAIRNETLSRYGSIFDAGTAGVYNASSRSVKFFNRIDWNINDRHQLSVRNNTIRSSAVHLDRDQQDFRFSSMAFEQTNNQSSTVAEWKARFNNALSNSFVAGFSTVEDYRDPLSDPSLPQVQIQGRTPGTTIYLGTDREASIFNMKQRTIEITNNLTWTKGKHSFLLGTHNEMYHIDYGFVNAWNGRVDYLSIDDYLANNPYRVRGSYNYNNNTRPYLMANPGAVFNLNLFSVYLQDEIQVNDKLKLMPGLRADYTHLPEKPKLSDKVRNAAADPNFGFTYHNTPLSRIRNDFFSQVKISPRIGFRYDWKGDQSLVLRGGAGMFTGRIPFAWLAYAYYNNGINYGSFDQRADQKPFADGSDAIRPNPNGIADFISQNGEVTNNPNAGKTQVDLVDNDFSMPQVLRGSLAVDYTTPTQWKFGIEGIVTKSLKDVYFQQVNISDNARYYGYDINHQQPIYSGTVNPAFSNAYLLSNTNQGFRYNITGTISKTFNTGFFVSGAYTFGESKDVFNGIRNSMESNWQLNQSLNPNNPGLAYSNFDIRHRIMLNLNYRKAWNNVLISTFSLFGSAQSGSPFTYGIMNNSIQGLPQQVSLAYIPRAEEAIDFFQDGNGATAAQQAAAFNAYIDGNEYLSERRGKFTERNMGRTPWNIQADFHFAQEFHFPKLKTHFITLTADIVNLTNMLSSEWGRQYFSPNTFNSTASVGLTPVLFPPAQSGKGYPVYSFTNPGKAYSIDYMGSRYQVQLGARYTF, encoded by the coding sequence ATGCAGGTTTATACTTTTTATCACATACGCTTCGTGCTACTGCTGCTATTGCTGCCTTTTGCAGCGCTGGCGCAGGAAACAGGCGGTGGCCTCACCGGTAAGGTGCAGTCTGCCAAAAACGAAGCCCTGCCAGGCGTAACGGTGATTGCCGTACACACGCCGTCGGGCACACGTTATCCGATTATTACAGATGCAGGCGGTCGTTACCGCATTAATGGCATGCGCATCGGCGGACCGTACACCGTTACGGCCACGATGATGGGTATGCAAACAAAAACTTTCGAAGGCATTACCGTGAAGCTGGGAGAGCCGCAATTGCTCAACATCACGCTTGCAGATGAAAGCACGAAGCTGGGCGAGGTGGTCGTGAAAGGCCAGAAGGCTGGACCAAGAGCGAACAACTATGGTGCAGGGCAGAACATCAACAGAACACAACTAAACAACATGCCCACCGTTAGCCGCAGCATCCAGGACATCACCCGCCTAGTGCCGCAAGGGTCGAAAGACAACAGCTTCGGCGGCTCCAGTTTCCGGTACAACAACGTAACGATCGATGGCGCGATCAACAACGACGCGATCGGCTTCAGTCCGTCAATGGGTGGCCAGAGCGGCACCAGCGGCCAGCCAGGCAGCAGCACCCGCACCAATCCTGTTTCGCTGGATGCGATTGAGGACATGCAGGTGTACCTGGCGCCGTATGATGTGAAGATTGGTAACTTTACGGGCGGCTCCATCAACGCGGTAACCCGCTCTGGTACCAACAAGTTCAGCGGTTCCGTGTATGGCTTTGGTCGTAATGCGGCGCTCACCGGTAAAGATAAAGCCGGTACGCTGGGCAAAATGAACAGCGACTTCGAGGATTACCAGGCAGGTGTGCGTTTGGGCTTTCCTATCATCAAGAACAAACTGTTCTTCTTCACGAATGAAGAAATTACGCGTCGTACCGATCCTACGCAGCTGATCGCCGGTAAGGCAGAAACAGCAGGTATCCTGAGCGAGGCCGATGCAGAAGCGATTCGTAATGAAACACTGAGCCGTTATGGTTCGATCTTCGATGCCGGTACGGCGGGTGTTTACAACGCCTCTTCGCGTTCCGTAAAATTCTTTAACCGTATTGACTGGAACATTAACGACCGCCACCAATTGTCGGTGCGTAACAATACCATCCGTTCCAGCGCGGTACATCTCGATCGCGACCAGCAAGACTTCCGTTTCAGCAGCATGGCGTTTGAACAGACGAACAACCAGAGCAGCACGGTAGCCGAATGGAAAGCCCGTTTCAACAACGCGCTTAGCAACAGCTTCGTCGCAGGTTTCAGCACGGTGGAAGATTACCGCGATCCGCTCAGCGATCCAAGCCTGCCGCAGGTGCAGATCCAGGGCCGCACGCCGGGTACTACTATTTACCTGGGTACCGATCGTGAGGCATCTATTTTCAACATGAAGCAACGCACCATCGAGATCACCAATAACCTCACCTGGACGAAAGGTAAACACAGCTTCCTATTGGGTACACACAATGAGATGTATCATATCGATTACGGTTTCGTAAACGCCTGGAATGGCAGGGTAGACTACCTCAGCATCGACGACTACCTGGCGAATAACCCGTATCGCGTACGTGGCAGCTATAACTATAATAACAATACGCGTCCGTACCTGATGGCTAACCCGGGTGCTGTGTTTAACCTCAACCTGTTCTCTGTTTATTTACAAGATGAAATACAAGTGAATGATAAGTTGAAACTGATGCCAGGCCTGCGTGCAGACTATACCCATCTGCCGGAGAAGCCGAAGCTGAGCGATAAAGTGCGCAACGCAGCGGCCGATCCTAACTTTGGTTTCACATACCATAACACGCCGCTGAGCCGCATTCGCAATGACTTCTTCTCCCAGGTGAAAATATCACCACGGATCGGTTTCCGTTACGACTGGAAGGGCGATCAAAGCCTGGTGCTGCGCGGTGGTGCAGGTATGTTTACCGGTCGTATTCCTTTTGCATGGCTGGCTTACGCATATTACAACAACGGTATCAACTACGGTTCATTCGACCAGCGCGCCGACCAGAAGCCTTTCGCAGACGGCTCCGACGCCATCAGGCCAAACCCGAACGGTATTGCTGATTTCATCTCACAGAATGGTGAAGTAACCAATAACCCGAACGCCGGTAAAACACAGGTAGACCTGGTAGATAACGACTTCTCTATGCCTCAGGTGCTGCGAGGTAGCCTGGCCGTGGACTACACTACACCCACCCAATGGAAATTCGGCATCGAAGGTATCGTGACCAAAAGCCTGAAAGACGTATACTTCCAGCAGGTAAATATTTCCGACAACGCCCGTTATTACGGCTACGACATAAACCACCAGCAACCGATTTATTCCGGTACGGTGAATCCAGCCTTCTCTAATGCGTACCTGTTGAGCAATACGAACCAGGGCTTCCGATATAACATTACGGGTACGATCAGCAAAACCTTTAACACCGGTTTTTTCGTATCCGGCGCATATACTTTCGGCGAGAGTAAAGACGTGTTCAATGGCATCCGTAACTCCATGGAAAGTAACTGGCAGCTGAACCAGTCGTTGAACCCGAATAATCCCGGGTTGGCTTATTCCAACTTCGATATCCGTCACCGTATTATGCTGAACCTGAACTATCGCAAGGCCTGGAATAATGTATTGATCAGCACCTTTAGCCTGTTTGGCTCGGCGCAGTCGGGCAGTCCCTTTACCTATGGCATCATGAACAACAGCATCCAGGGCCTGCCTCAACAGGTAAGCCTGGCGTACATTCCGCGTGCAGAAGAAGCGATCGATTTCTTCCAGGATGGCAATGGCGCCACTGCTGCACAACAAGCAGCCGCGTTTAATGCTTACATCGATGGTAACGAATACCTGAGCGAGAGAAGAGGGAAGTTTACCGAAAGGAACATGGGCCGCACGCCCTGGAACATCCAGGCAGATTTCCACTTTGCACAGGAGTTCCATTTTCCGAAGCTGAAAACACACTTTATCACCCTTACTGCCGACATCGTGAACCTCACGAATATGCTGAGCAGCGAGTGGGGACGCCAGTACTTTTCGCCAAACACTTTTAACAGCACGGCATCCGTGGGCCTTACCCCGGTGTTGTTCCCGCCGGCGCAGAGTGGTAAAGGATATCCTGTGTACAGCTTTACGAACCCGGGCAAAGCGTATTCCATCGACTATATGGGATCACGCTACCAGGTGCAGTTAGGCGCACGGTATACATTTTAA